In the Pseudonocardia cypriaca genome, one interval contains:
- a CDS encoding energy-coupling factor ABC transporter ATP-binding protein — protein MTGAPDPAPTAVAPTPPPSLEVHGLAFAYPDGHQALYGIDLTVRRGERVALLGPNGAGKTTLVLHLNGILTPGRGSVAVGGLQVRKEHLREIRRRVGIVFQDPDDQLFLPTVGEDVAFGPANFGVTGAALAARVDAALDAVGMREHRDRSPLHLSGGQRRRVALATVLACEPEILVLDEPSTNLDPVARRELAEVLLGLDRTMLMVTHDLPYALQLCPRSVVLDDGVVVADGPTRELLADTELLRRHRLELPYGFSP, from the coding sequence GTGACCGGCGCACCCGACCCGGCCCCCACCGCCGTGGCGCCCACTCCCCCGCCCTCGCTCGAGGTGCACGGGCTCGCCTTCGCCTACCCGGACGGGCACCAGGCCCTCTACGGCATCGACCTGACCGTCCGCCGTGGCGAGCGCGTTGCGCTGCTCGGCCCGAACGGCGCCGGCAAGACCACGCTGGTGCTGCACCTCAACGGCATCCTCACCCCCGGGCGCGGATCGGTGGCCGTCGGCGGGCTCCAGGTGCGGAAGGAACACCTGCGGGAGATCCGCAGGCGGGTCGGCATCGTCTTCCAGGACCCCGACGACCAGCTGTTCCTGCCGACCGTCGGCGAGGACGTGGCGTTCGGCCCGGCGAACTTCGGCGTCACCGGCGCCGCACTGGCCGCACGGGTGGACGCGGCGCTCGACGCCGTCGGGATGCGCGAGCACCGCGACCGCTCGCCGCTGCACCTGTCCGGCGGGCAACGCAGGCGCGTCGCGCTGGCCACCGTGCTGGCGTGCGAGCCGGAGATCCTCGTGCTGGACGAGCCGTCCACCAACCTGGACCCGGTGGCCCGCCGCGAGCTCGCCGAGGTGCTGCTCGGGCTGGACCGGACCATGCTCATGGTCACCCACGACCTGCCGTACGCGCTGCAGCTGTGCCCGCGCAGCGTGGTGCTCGACGACGGCGTCGTGGTGGCCGACGGCCCCACGCGCGAGCTGCTCGCCGACACCGAGCTGCTGCGCCGCCACCGCCTCGAGCTCCCGTACGGGTTCAGCCCGTGA
- a CDS encoding GNAT family N-acetyltransferase, with product MDIEITSGSLTDVDALAPLWMAMVEHHRTVVAGRVPVRSAGEAWERRRLEYVSWLQDGAGLLFLARREGADQVIGYAMCRLVPSGPTFDLGPIRGDVESLSVSPQARGAGAGTALLSAVRAELERRGCRHWSISVAADNAAAVRLYERLGFRPLVQMMHAPLTG from the coding sequence GTGGACATCGAGATCACCTCCGGCAGCCTCACCGACGTCGACGCACTGGCCCCGCTCTGGATGGCGATGGTCGAGCACCACCGGACGGTCGTCGCGGGGCGGGTGCCGGTGCGGTCCGCCGGCGAGGCGTGGGAACGGCGTCGCCTCGAGTACGTGTCCTGGCTCCAGGACGGCGCCGGCCTGCTGTTCCTCGCCCGGAGGGAGGGTGCCGACCAGGTGATCGGCTATGCGATGTGCCGGCTAGTGCCGTCGGGTCCGACGTTCGACCTCGGGCCGATCCGGGGCGACGTCGAGTCGCTCTCCGTCTCGCCGCAGGCGCGGGGCGCGGGTGCCGGGACGGCACTGCTGTCGGCGGTGCGTGCGGAGCTGGAGAGGCGCGGCTGCCGCCACTGGTCGATCAGCGTGGCCGCCGACAACGCCGCCGCCGTCCGGCTCTACGAGCGCCTCGGGTTCCGTCCGCTGGTCCAGATGATGCACGCGCCGCTCACGGGCTGA
- a CDS encoding dihydrofolate reductase family protein, whose product MGRIVVSENVSLDGVSEDPRGEEGLGRGDWFALVGEKDLHEWRETLVAEIRGADAVLLGRRSYEYFLARYPSRSDAVADRLNSMPKYVVSSTLDEAGWTNSTVLSGDVVDEVARLKREVAGEIVVYASSRLVHALIEHDLVDELRLMTYPFVVGAGERVFGGTSGVKPMRLFGTRVVGENLVLLTYRVAAQP is encoded by the coding sequence ATGGGAAGGATCGTTGTCAGCGAGAACGTCTCGCTCGACGGGGTCAGCGAGGACCCGAGGGGCGAGGAGGGACTCGGCCGCGGCGACTGGTTCGCCCTGGTGGGGGAGAAGGACCTGCACGAGTGGCGCGAGACGCTGGTCGCCGAGATCCGGGGCGCCGACGCCGTCCTGCTGGGCAGGCGCAGCTACGAGTACTTCCTCGCCCGGTACCCGTCCCGCAGCGATGCGGTGGCGGACCGGTTGAACAGCATGCCCAAGTACGTCGTGTCCTCGACCCTCGACGAGGCCGGCTGGACGAACTCGACGGTCCTCTCCGGCGACGTGGTCGACGAGGTGGCACGGCTCAAGCGGGAGGTGGCCGGAGAGATCGTCGTCTACGCCAGCAGCCGGCTCGTCCACGCGCTGATCGAGCACGACCTGGTCGACGAGCTGCGGCTGATGACCTACCCGTTCGTGGTCGGGGCCGGCGAGCGCGTCTTCGGCGGGACCAGCGGTGTTAAGCCCATGCGGCTCTTCGGCACCCGCGTCGTCGGTGAGAACCTCGTACTGCTGACGTACCGGGTTGCAGCGCAACCATAG
- a CDS encoding sigma-70 family RNA polymerase sigma factor: MDLVARARRGDGEAFRRLTEPHRRELLVHCYRMLGSLQDAEDALQDTLLAAWQGLDGFEERASLRTWLYRIATNRCLNARRSASRRPAVEWNVPDVEPPEPSRLGEVVWLEPCPDALLGPDARYERSESISLAFVTALQVLPPRQVAVLVLRDVLGFHADELAAMLETTVESVTSALKRARAGLQRKLRAAPEPPPAPGSPAEDAVVARFVHAWESADVDDLVSLLTEDVFLSMPPMPFEYEGRAVAARFCASIFTAGRRFDLVPTRANGQPAFGAYLRAPNGVSHGTGLYVLTLTGDRICAMTRFENGVLPRFGLPRSLPSR, encoded by the coding sequence GTGGACCTGGTGGCGCGAGCGCGCAGGGGCGACGGCGAAGCGTTCCGACGGCTGACCGAACCGCACCGGCGGGAGCTGCTGGTGCACTGCTACCGGATGCTGGGGTCGTTGCAGGACGCCGAGGACGCCCTGCAGGACACGCTGCTCGCCGCCTGGCAGGGCCTCGACGGGTTCGAGGAACGCGCCTCGCTCCGCACGTGGCTCTACCGGATCGCCACCAACCGGTGCCTCAACGCGCGTCGGTCCGCGAGCCGGCGCCCTGCCGTGGAGTGGAACGTGCCCGATGTCGAACCCCCGGAGCCGAGCCGGCTCGGCGAGGTCGTCTGGCTCGAGCCGTGTCCCGACGCTCTGCTCGGTCCGGACGCCCGCTACGAGCGGTCCGAGTCCATCTCGCTCGCCTTCGTGACCGCCCTGCAGGTCCTGCCACCCCGCCAGGTCGCCGTGCTCGTCCTGCGCGACGTCCTCGGCTTCCACGCCGACGAGTTGGCGGCCATGTTGGAGACGACCGTCGAGTCGGTCACCAGTGCCCTCAAACGGGCCCGCGCCGGCCTGCAGCGCAAGCTCCGCGCGGCCCCGGAGCCACCTCCCGCCCCCGGCTCACCCGCCGAGGACGCGGTCGTGGCGCGGTTCGTGCACGCCTGGGAGTCCGCAGACGTGGACGACCTGGTCTCCCTCCTCACCGAGGACGTCTTCCTCTCGATGCCACCGATGCCGTTCGAGTACGAGGGCCGTGCCGTCGCGGCCCGGTTCTGCGCGAGCATCTTCACCGCGGGCCGCCGGTTCGACCTCGTCCCGACGCGCGCCAACGGCCAGCCGGCGTTCGGGGCCTACCTGCGCGCGCCGAACGGCGTCAGCCACGGAACCGGCCTCTACGTCCTCACGCTCACCGGCGACCGGATCTGCGCGATGACCCGGTTCGAGAACGGCGTGCTCCCGAGGTTCGGGCTGCCGCGGTCACTCCCGAGCCGGTGA
- a CDS encoding SPFH domain-containing protein: protein MVLVVVVLLVLLVVVSLVKAVQIIPQATAAVIERLGRYKGTAEPGLAFLVPFIDKVRERIDLREQVVSFPPQPVITQDNLTVNIDTVVYFQVTDPKAAVYEISDYITGVEQITTTTLRNVVGGMTLEGTLTSRDQINTVLRGELDEATGRWGIRVGRVEIKAIDPPASIQESMERQMKADREKRAMILTAEGQRESAIRSAEGNKQSQILTAEGAKQAAILNAEAERQSRILRAEGERAARALQAQGQAKAIETVFAAIKSGKPTPELLAYQYLQTLPEMAKGEANKVWIVPSDFGKALEGFTRMLGAPGEDGVFRFQPSPLDEVSKPDYDEAEIRHWFDTKSDPEIAKVVADAEAQARKEVPPIGAPIPETPMPTSARPAPAPGLTKEAPTPAPAREGRPQQAAPSPVAGPEPESAMPTPPRGMPQVGGERGNGGPRPGYPAPPRD from the coding sequence GTGGTGCTGGTCGTCGTGGTGTTGCTGGTGTTGCTCGTGGTCGTGTCGCTGGTGAAGGCGGTGCAGATCATCCCGCAGGCCACGGCCGCCGTGATCGAGCGGCTCGGGCGGTACAAGGGCACCGCGGAGCCGGGGCTCGCGTTCCTGGTGCCGTTCATCGACAAGGTGCGCGAGCGGATCGACCTGCGCGAGCAGGTGGTCTCGTTCCCGCCGCAGCCGGTGATCACCCAGGACAACCTGACGGTCAACATCGACACCGTCGTCTACTTCCAGGTGACCGACCCGAAGGCCGCCGTCTACGAGATCTCCGACTACATCACCGGCGTCGAGCAGATCACCACCACGACGCTGCGCAACGTCGTCGGCGGGATGACCCTGGAGGGCACGCTCACCTCCCGGGACCAGATCAACACCGTGCTGCGCGGCGAGCTGGACGAGGCCACGGGTCGCTGGGGCATCCGGGTGGGCCGCGTGGAGATCAAGGCCATCGACCCGCCTGCGTCGATCCAGGAGTCGATGGAGCGGCAGATGAAGGCCGACCGCGAGAAGCGGGCGATGATCCTCACGGCCGAGGGGCAGCGGGAGTCCGCGATCCGCAGCGCCGAGGGCAACAAGCAGAGCCAGATCCTCACCGCGGAAGGCGCCAAGCAGGCCGCCATCCTCAACGCGGAGGCCGAGCGGCAGTCCCGCATCCTCCGTGCGGAGGGCGAGCGCGCGGCCCGTGCGCTGCAGGCGCAGGGCCAGGCCAAGGCGATCGAGACCGTGTTCGCCGCGATCAAGTCCGGCAAGCCGACCCCGGAGCTGCTCGCCTACCAGTACCTGCAGACCCTGCCGGAGATGGCGAAGGGCGAGGCCAACAAGGTCTGGATCGTGCCGTCCGACTTCGGCAAGGCCCTCGAGGGGTTCACCCGCATGCTGGGCGCGCCCGGCGAGGACGGCGTCTTCCGGTTCCAGCCCAGCCCCCTCGACGAGGTCTCCAAGCCGGACTACGACGAGGCGGAGATCCGGCACTGGTTCGACACAAAGAGCGACCCGGAGATCGCGAAGGTCGTGGCCGACGCCGAGGCGCAGGCCCGCAAGGAGGTGCCGCCGATCGGCGCGCCCATCCCCGAGACGCCCATGCCCACCTCGGCCCGGCCGGCACCGGCGCCCGGCCTCACCAAGGAGGCTCCCACCCCGGCCCCGGCCCGCGAGGGACGGCCGCAGCAGGCCGCCCCGTCACCTGTGGCGGGCCCCGAGCCCGAGAGCGCCATGCCCACCCCGCCGCGCGGGATGCCGCAGGTCGGCGGTGAGCGCGGTAACGGAGGCCCCCGCCCCGGTTACCCCGCACCGCCGCGGGACTAG
- a CDS encoding NfeD family protein produces the protein MTAAVIWLIVGGLLVVAELLSGEFVLLMLGGGALAAGGVSLLVGGPLVGGVVFAVVSVLLLFAVRPALRKRLDRGLDPALMHHHALLGSTAIVVARVDEHGGRVKIGGDLWSARASDGHAAIEPGARVTVLSISGATAVVVAQD, from the coding sequence ATGACGGCCGCCGTGATCTGGCTCATCGTCGGCGGGCTGCTCGTGGTGGCGGAGCTGCTGTCCGGCGAGTTCGTCCTGCTGATGCTCGGCGGCGGCGCGCTGGCGGCGGGTGGGGTGTCGTTGCTGGTCGGCGGCCCGCTCGTCGGCGGCGTCGTGTTCGCGGTCGTGTCGGTGCTGCTGCTGTTCGCGGTGCGCCCGGCGCTGCGCAAGCGGCTCGACCGGGGCCTCGACCCCGCGCTGATGCACCACCACGCGCTGCTGGGGAGCACCGCGATCGTGGTCGCGCGGGTCGACGAGCACGGTGGCCGGGTGAAGATCGGCGGCGACCTGTGGTCGGCGCGGGCGAGCGACGGGCACGCCGCGATCGAGCCCGGTGCCCGCGTGACCGTGCTGAGCATCTCCGGCGCCACCGCCGTCGTCGTCGCACAGGACTGA
- a CDS encoding DUF3097 domain-containing protein: MTRAHDYRGAFAADGTRIRTRKQIPEVPAEPGLVVEDPASGFCGAVVGIDGHGVTLEDRHGGKRVFPLRPAAFLYEGAPATLVIPKRTPAAPTRSASGSVRVQGHTARTARAARIWVEGLHDAELVERVWGHDLRVEGIVVEPMHGMDDLAAAVAEFEPGPQRHLGVLVDHLVEGSKETRAAAAVAGPHVLVTGHPYVDVWQAVKPSVVGIRQWPQVPRGTDWKTGVCRALGWGEPADGARRVLGAVRTYKDLETPLIGAVEQLIDFVTT, encoded by the coding sequence GTGACCCGTGCGCACGACTACCGAGGCGCGTTCGCAGCCGACGGCACCCGCATCCGGACGCGCAAGCAGATCCCGGAGGTCCCGGCCGAGCCGGGGCTCGTGGTGGAGGACCCGGCGAGCGGGTTCTGCGGCGCCGTCGTCGGGATCGACGGGCACGGCGTCACCCTGGAGGACCGCCACGGCGGCAAGCGGGTGTTCCCGCTGCGTCCGGCGGCGTTCCTGTACGAGGGCGCGCCGGCCACCCTCGTCATCCCGAAGCGGACTCCGGCGGCGCCCACGCGCTCCGCGTCCGGGTCGGTGCGCGTGCAGGGGCACACCGCCCGCACCGCGCGAGCGGCGCGCATCTGGGTGGAGGGCCTGCACGACGCCGAGCTCGTCGAACGGGTGTGGGGCCACGACCTGCGCGTCGAGGGCATCGTGGTGGAGCCGATGCACGGCATGGACGACCTCGCCGCCGCCGTGGCCGAGTTCGAGCCGGGGCCGCAGCGGCACCTCGGGGTGCTCGTTGACCACCTGGTGGAGGGCTCGAAGGAGACCCGCGCCGCGGCCGCGGTCGCGGGCCCGCACGTGCTCGTCACCGGCCACCCGTACGTCGACGTGTGGCAGGCCGTGAAGCCGTCGGTCGTGGGGATCAGGCAGTGGCCGCAGGTGCCGCGGGGCACCGACTGGAAGACCGGGGTCTGCCGCGCGCTGGGGTGGGGCGAGCCGGCCGACGGTGCCCGCCGCGTGCTCGGTGCCGTCCGCACCTACAAGGACCTGGAGACACCGCTGATCGGGGCGGTCGAGCAGCTCATCGACTTCGTAACCACCTGA